ACATGGGaaatcctgggtttgatcccagcaccaacattaaaccaggcatagtggctcaaATCCATGATCATagtactcaggaggtgaaggcaggaggattagaagttcaagggaatcctcagctatatagtgagttcatgaccagcctgagatacatgagacctgaacaaataaaaacaaacaaattcatgACCAGCCTGAGATGCATGAGACCTgaccaagcaaaaacaaaaccaaaaaatgccAACACCAATTTGTGCATGAGTTTACACGTAGTAGCTCTTTGTTTTCACtgctgtgtatatacatgtatatacacatgtatatactgCATGTATATACCACCATTCTCCTGTGTGATGGACTCACAATCTCCAGGTTGATACTATTATGAGTGATAGTTTATAAACACTCTAGCACACTTTCTGGTGACTTCTGCTTACTTAATACTGAGGCGCTAGAATGTCAGGGCATCCTGCTCCTTCCAGTTTGATGATTTTTATATGGGGAAACGGAGGCCCACGTTTGCCTAGAGAGATGGTGGCGAGGTGAGCCTAGAATTCAGTGCTAGCTTTCCTTCCGGCAGGGAGCCTCCCACCCTCCCGCACCATCTCCACTGCGGTGCTGAGCCTCGGGGGCTGGACTCTCCCCATATGTCCCATCTCCTTGCAGATTCTGCATCTCCTCCTCACGGCCCTTCACTTCAGCTACCTCCGACCTCAGACACATCAGTCAGAGAGCCGGCCCACTCAGACCCCTTGGATGCcgctgcttcctcttcctcttcttcctcttcctgcccacCCTGCTCCCCGGATCCTGGCACGGAAGCACCAGGGCCTGAGCCAGCAGAAGTGgctgtggggagtggggtgaatgGGGAAGGCAGAAGCGAAAAGGGGTGCCTCTACTGCCCGACTTGTAAAGTGACAGTAAACTCAGCCTCACAGCTTCAGGCTCACAACACAGGTCAGTGCTTCCCAGGACCCATGGCATCCATGGCTGGGTGACAGGAACCCTACCCACTGTTACTACACAGGCATTTCTGGGTCCCTTGATCCCAAGGGAGGGGAGATCAGGAAGAGAAGTCTCAGCAACCAGAACTGAAGATTGCTAAGGACTACCCGGCTCCATTCTCCTTGGATCAACACAAAAAGAAGGGACTTTAGCTCAGATGCCTATAAGGCCTTCTTCCTTGGAGATGTCCACAGGAAGCCATAGACAAGCCAGAGATGCTGGGAAGGGAAGCCCACGTGGTTTGGGGGGTGGTTATAGGTAGAGCAAGGTTTGCGAGGGACAACCAGCTAACCTAGTTTGGTGCTGTGGTCTCCTTTCCGTACTGACAGACTTGTCTTTCCTTCCAGGAGCCAAGCACCGATGGATGGTGGAAGGCCACCAAGGGGCTCCCCGAAGGGGCCGGGGCCGTCCTGTGTCCCAGGGAGGGGCTGGACATAAGACAAAGAGAGTGCTAGGAAATCGTGGGGGCCGGCAGGGACCTAGCCCTCCCTTCCAGTGTGCTCTCTGTCAGCTCCAGGTCAATTCAGAGACCCAACTCAAGCAGGTAGGAGAAGGAAGGCCAGGGTTGGGTGGGCATCCGAGCAAGGGACAAAGGGTTGATGCACACTCATGGATGGACTGCCCCATCAAGAGAACCCATCGTGTGTGTTGATCTGTGGGTAGAGGAACACTAATAATCTGGACAACAGAATAATTTTGGGTTCTGTGGCCTTCCTCATCTCACCCccatcctgtctgtctgtctgtctgtatatcagCACATGAACAGCCGGAGGCACAAAGACCGCCTGGCCGGGAAGTCCCCCAAGCCCTCCAGCCAGCACACCAAACTGCAGAAACAGGCGGCTTTGGCTGTGAGTGCCCTCAAGGTACCTGTCTCTAGGCAATGGTCTACTAGGGAGAGTCGGAGGAAGGGCCAGTTGAAAGACTTGGGGTGTGGCAGGAAGGTGTTGGCACTGCAGCTGCCTGGGCAGGAacatggttagggttggggttgggctATGACCACAGGAATTTCCGGTGGGTGGGGTGGGCTACGACCATGAGAGGCAAAAGCCAGGGGTGGATGTGCTTATTCTAGGGaccatctcttcctccccctcccagtGTCCTGGCTCTGCCTGTCCTGAGGTTGTCCATCTGCTGGGCAGGAAGACAGGTGGCATAACAAGCCCTCTGGAATGGCCGTTCGGGGGTGGGAAGGAGGCGGTTAGACTTGGAACTCCAAAAGTCATGTCCCTGAGGCAAAAAAGCTCCTGGATGTAGCCCAGGGAGGGGGTGGGCTTCTCTGGTATTGGAGACCCTGtccatttctctgtggttttttttgcaGTCTAAATTGGCCTTGCAGAAGCAACTCACCAAGACACTGGCAGCCCGCTTCCTGCCCAGTCCGCTGCCCACCACAGCTGCTGCCATCTGTGCCCTGCCGGGGCCCCTGGCCCTCCGGCCTGCCACAACAGCAGCGGCTACCCTCTTCCCAGCTCCTGTCCTGGGCCCAGCTCTGTTCCGTACCCCAGCGGGAGCCGTCCGCACTGCTGCAGGGCCCATACTTTTCGCTCCCTATTAGTGGTCCCAGGATGGCCACATCCTATCTCTTCCTGGCAGGCACTTGTCTCCACATCCCAGAGACTGCCTTTTGCAGTTTCTGGGTTCCCACCCAACCAGGGGTAGCTGCTTCTCACTCAGACTGGGGTTTTTCCAGTCCCCTGGGCCTGATGACCATCACTATCCTCCTTTCCTGGGCTAGTCCTGGGCTTCCTGCATCTACGGCTCCACAAATCCCAAAGATCTATGCAAAATCACAGCCCCAGCCACATGGTGCTCTCGTACCCCAACCCCAACCAGACTtacacagtgcagactccacatcTCAGCCTCCACAAGCCAGCCTCTCCTGCCATGTTCTAGGGCCCTCTGAACAGCCACTGGAGCTAGGGTGTCACAGGGGTGTGGGTGGGAAACTAACAGCCGTGTTTACCATGAGGTAgtcaggtggtgcatgcctataatcctggcaTCTGGATCATGAGTTCAGTCAGTTTGGGCCATATAGctagatactgtctcaaaacaaaaataaaactagaatttGACCATGAGGTATGGCAAAGGAGCCTGGAGAAAAGAGGCCCCCAAAGTCCTTCAAAGGAAGGTGCTGTGAAAATTGGGGCAGAGTTGGGGGGAAGCTCCAGCTCCTCTGTAGGGGTGAGGCTAGGTGAGAGAAGTGTCAGGCTGGACCTgactgtgtagccccggctggtctggaactctgtagaccaggctggcaaactcgagagatctacctgcctctgcctcaagtggcCCTGGCTTTAGCGGAAGTGACCTGTCTTACCACACTGGTCCTTCTTAACCTTTCGATGGTTCTgctggagccccccccccccaaggaaggCTCTGGGTCTCCCTTAGCCTAGGGATTCTCTACTCCGGACTGGGGTCCAGTCTCTCCAACTGTGGAGCTCGGGGCTGGTACACAGTCCTTTATGCCCTCAAGATCCACCTTCATGTTGCCAAAGCCAGTGCCACTACCCCACTCACTATGGGACTTCGCCAGTATCtacctgtatcttttttttttttggaaagctACTTCCAATGGGACAAGAAAAGGGTTTGGGGGAGGGAAACTTTTTGATAACAGCAGTTGTGGTTTTATTGTGTCCAACACATTAATAAATGAACTTCAAGCCTGAGCCTGGAGATGCCCTGACGCTCCTTGCCCAGCCCTGGGGAGAAGGGGTGGTACAGGAGGTGGCCTGGCTGTAGTGTCTGACTCACGTGAGGTGTGCACATCACAAGCTCGGTGGGCACCAGAAGTTGTGGGTTATAAGCTCACTTGATAGATAGCACAAGCCCTGCTGCACACAAGGCCTGTCAGCTCCTAGGAAGCTGCTACTGGTTTGCCTGGTTCTGTTCAGGCATCTGAGGTAAGAAGGAAGGGCTGGAGGAGCGGCTTATCCCACCTTCACCAGGGTAGCAGGCATAtaaatacagagaatataaatataagtCCAGCTACTAGCCAAAAACAACCAGGAGGGATGAACACTAGCCCCATGGGCAGGTCCAGGGACTGTGCTGCTTGCGCCACTGAGCACAGAGTGCACTCCTGCCCCCTGGTGGTTACAAGAGGCGTGTCCAGCCTCCAGGGCTGGTTGGTGTAGCACCTTGAAGAGGGTGAAGCAGGGGCAGACACAGGAGGCCCAAGCCACCAGCTTTACAAAGTCACAGAGCTGCCAAGGCTCTAAGTGATCATCCAAGCTCCTGTCGcctcacagatgagaaaactgaagcccAGAGAAGAATGGCCTTGCTAGGCCACAGGATGACTGACAGCCCAGTCATCATTCCACACTACCTCAACCAATGAGGCCTCTGCTcccagagcaggaagaggaagtaaaaGAGCTGGACGAGGCGTAGAGGTCAAACAGAAAACGCCACTCCCAGGAGCCTGGCTTTTTCCAGCCTTGAACAGGCCAAGGGAAAGGTCAGAGTGAGAGACAGGAGCCAACTCTAAGCCAGCATATATGACAGTGTGTTTACACTACCTGGTCACTTTGCCGAGCCCAGGCTGGTGCTGTATTACTGGCAGGAAATTTAGAGAGTTGGAATCCCTGATAGGAGCCAGACCATGGGCTGGGCACTTTGGCATGACAGCCCTGCTTCCTGCCCCGGGCAGATGGAAGGGACACTATGTACCATAAGTGTCCAGGTAACAGTGGAGACAATGGGATGTGAGCTGGGCGTGAGGTGGGGACTATCATGGAAGGGTCAAGGGGAGGGCCAGCAATCAAGTTCACTTGCACTTCTTGGAGTTAAGAGGGGACAAAAGTGGCATTGGCCTGGGCCGGCCCAGCTTCCTGGCCTAGAAGATTATTCCCTTACTGATTGGAAGAACAGCTTGCTTATGCACGCTTGTGCCCTCAACCCATCCTGGAACGGGGTTGGAAAGGTGAAGAAAGAAGGGCAGCCCTTCAGCCATCCAAGGAGCCGCTGCCCT
The Microtus pennsylvanicus isolate mMicPen1 chromosome 11, mMicPen1.hap1, whole genome shotgun sequence genome window above contains:
- the Znf385c gene encoding zinc finger protein 385C isoform X1 is translated as MKRPLSPSPSGEKEPPTTAASECSPHSPESSKPKRERKRPSYTLCDVCNVQLNSAAQAQVHCGGRAHQRRLRQLSLGKTSAGPAGPASSTPSPLLASLTLPTRPLQTQLDFKHLLAFHINGTTPLSLFPNFSTMDPVQKAVISHTFGVPSPLKKKLFISCNICHLRFNSANQAEAHYKGHRHARKLKAVEAAKSKQRPRNLTPNGTVASSASPPASGGPGSLQSKDSASPPHGPSLQLPPTSDTSVREPAHSDPLDAAASSSSSSSSCPPCSPDPGTEAPGPEPAEVAVGSGVNGEGRSEKGCLYCPTCKVTVNSASQLQAHNTGAKHRWMVEGHQGAPRRGRGRPVSQGGAGHKTKRVLGNRGGRQGPSPPFQCALCQLQVNSETQLKQHMNSRRHKDRLAGKSPKPSSQHTKLQKQAALAVSALKSKLALQKQLTKTLAARFLPSPLPTTAAAICALPGPLALRPATTAAATLFPAPVLGPALFRTPAGAVRTAAGPILFAPY
- the Znf385c gene encoding zinc finger protein 385C isoform X2, encoding MKRPLSPSPSGEKEPPTTAASECSPHSPESSKPKRERKRPSYTLCDVCNVQLNSAAQAQVHCGGRAHQRRLRQLSLGKTSAGPGPASSTPSPLLASLTLPTRPLQTQLDFKHLLAFHINGTTPLSLFPNFSTMDPVQKAVISHTFGVPSPLKKKLFISCNICHLRFNSANQAEAHYKGHRHARKLKAVEAAKSKQRPRNLTPNGTVASSASPPASGGPGSLQSKDSASPPHGPSLQLPPTSDTSVREPAHSDPLDAAASSSSSSSSCPPCSPDPGTEAPGPEPAEVAVGSGVNGEGRSEKGCLYCPTCKVTVNSASQLQAHNTGAKHRWMVEGHQGAPRRGRGRPVSQGGAGHKTKRVLGNRGGRQGPSPPFQCALCQLQVNSETQLKQHMNSRRHKDRLAGKSPKPSSQHTKLQKQAALAVSALKSKLALQKQLTKTLAARFLPSPLPTTAAAICALPGPLALRPATTAAATLFPAPVLGPALFRTPAGAVRTAAGPILFAPY
- the Znf385c gene encoding zinc finger protein 385C isoform X4; this translates as MDPVQKAVISHTFGVPSPLKKKLFISCNICHLRFNSANQAEAHYKGHRHARKLKAVEAAKSKQRPRNLTPNGTVASSASPPASGGPGSLQSKDSASPPHGPSLQLPPTSDTSVREPAHSDPLDAAASSSSSSSSCPPCSPDPGTEAPGPEPAEVAVGSGVNGEGRSEKGCLYCPTCKVTVNSASQLQAHNTGAKHRWMVEGHQGAPRRGRGRPVSQGGAGHKTKRVLGNRGGRQGPSPPFQCALCQLQVNSETQLKQHMNSRRHKDRLAGKSPKPSSQHTKLQKQAALAVSALKSKLALQKQLTKTLAARFLPSPLPTTAAAICALPGPLALRPATTAAATLFPAPVLGPALFRTPAGAVRTAAGPILFAPY
- the Znf385c gene encoding zinc finger protein 385C isoform X3 codes for the protein MAKLQPQEGEGYAAGPASSTPSPLLASLTLPTRPLQTQLDFKHLLAFHINGTTPLSLFPNFSTMDPVQKAVISHTFGVPSPLKKKLFISCNICHLRFNSANQAEAHYKGHRHARKLKAVEAAKSKQRPRNLTPNGTVASSASPPASGGPGSLQSKDSASPPHGPSLQLPPTSDTSVREPAHSDPLDAAASSSSSSSSCPPCSPDPGTEAPGPEPAEVAVGSGVNGEGRSEKGCLYCPTCKVTVNSASQLQAHNTGAKHRWMVEGHQGAPRRGRGRPVSQGGAGHKTKRVLGNRGGRQGPSPPFQCALCQLQVNSETQLKQHMNSRRHKDRLAGKSPKPSSQHTKLQKQAALAVSALKSKLALQKQLTKTLAARFLPSPLPTTAAAICALPGPLALRPATTAAATLFPAPVLGPALFRTPAGAVRTAAGPILFAPY